One genomic region from Cinclus cinclus chromosome 22, bCinCin1.1, whole genome shotgun sequence encodes:
- the UNC45B gene encoding protein unc-45 homolog B produces the protein MGHKLMFFLQALQMEDPIQLKEEGNKYFQSSDYEKALQSYTQAIKLNKDKALQAVLYRNRAACFLKKEEYAKAASDASRAIDINASDIKALYRRSQALEKLGKLDQAFKDAQKCATLEPRNKNFQETLRRLGANIQEKLRIQFSTDSRVQKMFEILLDENSDKEKREKAANNLIVLGREEAGAERIFQNNGVNLLLQLIETKNPELILAAVRTLSGMCTGHKARATAILHYLGIDSICMWMSVDNEEISLAVCNLLQTITDCLLGQGKEEHHGKEEALVLDTKKDLRMITMRLLDMLVSKKVSGQGRDRALNLLNKNIPRKDLKDHDNSRSIFVIDNGLKKILKVVGQIPEMPDCLPLTENTQLTASVLLNKLYDDLRCDPERDNYRLICEEYIKSKIDPQDMDKTLHAVQIVSGVLQGPFDLGNKLLGMKGVMEMMVALCGSEREIDQLVAVEALIHASTKLSRATFIITNGVTLLKEIYKKTKNEKIKIRALVGLCKLGSAGGTDYGLRQFAEGSTEKLAKQCRKWLCNTSIDARTRKWAVEGLSYLTLDADVKDDFVEDEPALKAMFDLAKASDKTILYSVASALVNCTNSYDTKELVPELVQLAKFSKQHVPEEHPKDKKDFVVKRVKRLLKAGVVSALACMVKADSAILTDQSKELIARVFLALCEDPKDRGTIVAQGGGKALIPLAVEGTDVGKIKASHALAKIAAISNPDIAFPGERVYEVVRPLVSLLNTERDGLQNYEALLGLTNFSGRSDKLRLKIVKEKALPDIENYMFENHDQLRQAATECMCNLVVNKEVQERFVADGNDRLKLVVLLCGEDDEKVQVAAAGALAMLTAAQKKLCWKMTQVTTQWLEILQRLCLHDNMEVQHRGLVIAFNLISADKELAKKLVESELLEILTYVGKQEDHPKKQHIISVARDCLTKCMDYELIKPLSQA, from the exons ATGGGACACAAATTGATGTTTTTCCTTCAAGCTCTCCAGATGGAGGATCCCATCCAGCTGAAAGAGGAAggcaataaatattttcagtccaGTGACTATGAGAAAGCCCTTCAAAGCTACACTCAGGCCATAAAGCTCAACAAGGACAAAGcgctgcaggcagtgctgtaCAGGAACAGGGCAGCCTGCTTCCTCAAAAAG GAGGAATATGCCAAGGCAGCCTCAGATGCATCTAGAG CTATTGACATCAATGCTTCAGATATCAAAGCCTTGTACCGGCGCAGCCAAGCCCTGGAAAAACTGGGGAAGTTGGACCAAGCATTCAAAGATGCTCAGAAATGTGCCACTCTTGAACCCCGCAACAAAAACTTCCAGGAGACTCTGAGGAGACTGGGGGCCAACATCCAGGAGAAG CTGCGCATTCAGTTCTCCACTGACTCGAGGGTGCAGAAGATGTTTGAGATCCTGCTGGATGAGAACAGTGACAAAGAAAAGCGGGAAAAG GCTGCAAACAACCTCATAGTCCTGGGGCGGGAGGAAGCAGGTGCCGAGAGGATTTTCCAGAATAATGGGGTCaacttgctgctgcagctgataGAAACCAAAAATCCTGAGCTGATCCTGGCAGCTGTGAGGACACTTTCAGGAATGTGCACAGGACATAAGGCTCGG GCCACTGCCATTCTCCATTACCTGGGCATCGACAGCATTTGCATGTGGATGTCGGTGGACAATGAAGAAATCTCCCTGGCTGTCTGCAACCTCCTGCAGACCATCACCGACTGCCTGCTGGGccaggggaaggaggagcacCATGGCAAGGAGGAGGCTCTAGTGCTAG ACACTAAGAAGGATTTGAGGATGATCACGATGCGTTTGCTGGATATGCTGGTCAGTAAGAAAGTGTCTGGGCAAGGGCGGGACCGAGCCCTCAACCTCCTCAACAAGAACATACCAAGGAAGGACCTGAAAGATCATGACAACAGCAGGAGCATCTTTGTCATCGACAATG GCTTAAAAAAGATACTCAAAGTGGTGGGCCAGATTCCTGAGATGCCTGACTGCCTGCCACTGACAGAGAACACCCAGCTGACTGCCTCTGTCCTCCTTAATAAACTCTACGATGACCTGCGCTGCGACCCGGAGCGGGACAACTACCGGCTGATCTGCGAGGAGTACATCAA GAGCAAAATCGACCCACAAGACATGGATAAGACGCTCCATGCTGTCCAGATTGTGTCTGGAGTTCTGCAAGGGCCATTTGACTTGGGCAACAAGCTGCTTGGCATGAAGGGAGTGATGGAGATGATGGTTGCCCTGTGTGGGTCCGAGAGGGAGATTGATCAGCTGGTGGCTGTGGAAGCCCTCATCCATGCCTCCACCAAGCTGAGCAGAGCCACCTTCATAATCACCAACGGGGTGACGCTCCTGAAGGAGATATACAAGAAAACCAAGAATGAGAAGATCAAAATCAGAGCTCTGGTG GGTCTCTGCAAGCTGGGCTCAGCAGGAGGCACAGACTATGGCCTGAGGCAGTTTGCTGAGGGCTCCACTGAGAAGTTAGCCAAGCAGTGCCGAAA gTGGTTGTGCAACACCAGCATTGATGCCCGCACCAGGAAATGGGCTGTGGAAGGGCTCTCGTACCTCACCCTCGATGCAGATGTGAAAGATGACTTTGTTGAAGATGAGCCAGCCCTGAAAGCTATGTTTGATTTAGCCAAG GCAAGTGACAAGACAATCTTGTATTCCGTGGCTTCTGCACTGGTGAACTGCACCAACAGCTATGATACCAAGGAGCTGGTCCCAGAGCTGGTGCAGCTGGCAAAATTCTCCAAGCAGCATGTGCCTGAGGAGCATCCAAAG GACAAGAAGGATTTTGTGGTGAAGCGGGTGAAGCGGTTGCTGAAGGCTGGGGTTGTCTCTGCCTTGGCCTGCATGGTGAAGGCTGACAGTGCCATTTTGACAGACCAGAGCAAGGAGCTCATTGCCAG GGTGTTTCTTGCCTTGTGTGAAGACCCCAAAGACCGCGGGACCATTGTTGCTCAAGGTGGTGGGAAG GCCCTGATACCTCTGGCTGTGGAAGGCACAGACGTTGGCAAGATAAAGGCTTCTCATGCTCTGGCAAAAATTGCTGCTATCTCCAATCCGGACATTGCATTCCCAGGGGAGAGA GTGTATGAGGTGGTGAGGCCCCTTGTCAGCCTGCTGAACACAGAGAGAGATGGCCTCCAGAACTACGAGGCTCTGTTAGGTCTCACAAACTTTTCAGGAAGAAGCGATAAACTTAG GTTGAAGATAGTTAAAGAGAAAGCCCTGCCAGATATCGAAAACTACATGTTTGAGAACCACGACCAACTTCGACAGGCAGCCACAGAGTGCATGTGCAACTTGGTGGTGAACAAGGAG gTTCAAGAGCGCTTTGTGGCTGATGGCAATGACCGCCTGAAGTTGGTGGTGTTGCTGTGTGGTGAGGATGATGAAAAGGTTCAGgttgcagcagcaggagccctggcCATGCTTACGGCAGCGCAAAAGAAACTCTGCTGGAAGATGACTCAAGTG ACCACCCAGTGGCTTGAAATCCTGCAGAGGCTCTGCTTGCATGACAACATGGAGGTCCAGCACCGAGGACTGGTCATTGCTTTCAACTTAATCAGTGCTGACAAAGAGCTGGCAAAGAAGCTGGTGGAGTCAGAGCTCCTGGAGATTCTGACCTACGTCGGGAAGCAGGAAGATCATCCCAAGAAGCAGCACATCATTAGTGTGGCACGTGATTGCCTCACCAAGTGCATGGATTATGAGCTGATCAAACCTCTCTCTCAGGCATGA
- the PEX12 gene encoding peroxisome assembly protein 12 translates to MAEVGAHLTAAPAGGDRPSVFEAVAQDSLMAAVKPALQHLVKVLAESNPARYGFLWRWFDEIYVLLDLLLQQHYLARCSASFSENFYSLKRIPMGDGRQQPLATAGLPKRQHWKSLLLLVLVPYLKGKLEKLVSSLREEDEYSIHPPSSSWKRFYRAFLAAYPYVNMTWEGWFLIQQLCYILGKAEHHSPMLKLAGVRLVRLTAEDIQALEKKWAETTSSQTHSFTSRVQSALRKALGGVAFSLSTGLSVSVFFLQFLDWWYSSENQETIKSLTALPTPPPPVHLEHEPSSAVLPSLKTACPLCRKVRVNATALATSGFVFCYRCAYSYVKAHQRCPVTGYATELQHLVKLYSPES, encoded by the exons ATGGCGGAGGTGGGCGCGCACCTCACGGCCGCCCCGGCCGGCGGGGACCGGCCGTCCGTGTTCGAGGCGGTGGCCCAGGACAGCCTGATGGCCGCCGTGAAACCCGCCCTGCAGCATCTGGTCAAG GTTCTTGCTGAGTCTAATCCTGCCCGATATGGTTTCCTCTGGCGCTGGTTTGATGAGATCTACGTCCTTCTGgatttgctgctgcagcagcactacCTGGCCAGGTGCAGCGCATCCTTCTCTGAGAACTTCTATAGCTTGAAGAGGATCCCTATGGGAGATGGCAGACAGCAACCTCTGGCCACAGCTGGCCTGCCAAAGAGGCAGCACTGGAagtctctgctcctgctggttCTTGTTCCTTACCTGAAAGGAAAGCTGGAGAAACTGGTGTCCAGCCTGAGGGAAGAGGATGAGTACTCCATCCACCCTCCTTCGTCATCCTGGAAGCGCTTCTACAGAGCCTTTCTAGCTGCCTACCCATATGTAAACATGACCTGGGAGGGCTGGTTTCTTATCCAGCAACTGTGCTATATCCTGGGCAAGGCTGAGCATCATTCCCCCATGCTGAAGCTGGCTGGTGTCCGCCTGGTCAGACTGACTGCAGAGGATATCCAGGCCCTGGAGAAGAAATGGGCTGAAACCACCTCAAGTCAAACACACAG CTTTACCTCACGAGTGCAGTCAGCCCTGAGGAAAGCTCTGGGCGGCGTCGCCTTCTCCCTATCCACCGGCCTCTCCGTCAGCGTGTTCTTCCTGCAGTTCCTGGACTGGTGGTATTCCTCAGAAAACCAGGAGACCATCAAGTCCCTGACAGCACTGCCCACCCCTCCACCCCCTGTACACCTGGAGCAcgagcccagctcagctgtgctgcccaGCCTGAAGACCGCGTGCCCTCTGTGCCGCAAGGTCCGCGTCAACGCCACGGCCCTGGCCACGTCCGGCTTCGTGTTCTGCTACCGCTGTGCCTACAGCTATGTGAAGGCTCACCAGCGCTGCCCAGTCACTGGCTatgccacagagctgcagcacctggTCAAACTCTACTCCCCTGAGAGCTGA